Below is a window of Manduca sexta isolate Smith_Timp_Sample1 unplaced genomic scaffold, JHU_Msex_v1.0 HiC_scaffold_1594, whole genome shotgun sequence DNA.
GCTCCTGAACGCTTCGGATGGAAGATTGAACGTAGCTAAACGATtcgattattttgaaaaaaatgttaattgaaataaatggcTGATTCAAGCATAATTTCTACTTTATTATTACGTGGCACATCATATACCTATGTAGAGaaaatttttttacttatagaaATCTACATTTCGCCCTAGTCACCTGTTGTTATTTGGCCACCACGGCCTCTAAACCCCAACAATCTCATAAGAAACGTAAATGGGCTGCAAGTCTAAAGCATAAGGATTATTACTTTGGGTATAATTTGGGCATCCGTCTTCACCTAGACACATATGGATGTTTGGATCACGCTAAACGTATGATAAAATTACTACAGCTTTATTTGATATTGTCAACAGCTTTGCCCGCCTGGAAAAGTTTTGTCGCGATCAAaaatagtctatagcactctgGAGTAATGTAGCTGCCTACTAATGAAAAAACAATATCGgtttggtagttcctgagatcagcgcgttcaaactaatTCTTCCGCTTTATGCATTAGCATGGATAGGTACTATGattatactgtttatggtcaACAATTAATCCAGTATAAGATTACCAAAACTCGAAAGAAGGATGTgttgtaacaaataattataaaaataccaaaatccTGATCcggaataaattcaaaacaaacatgAAGTGCGAAGTGCGCACtgaggagtgtgagatttgacatgaataaatttatacagAGGAGTacgaagaaataaaatgtatgcacATTGTgtactacaaatatattaatttcgatAGTCTAATTTCGGTTAGATTTTAATTctttcattgttatattttgttgctaAAAACAACCAGCTTcataactttaatgaaaaatatgaaaatgttggtgtaaagtgacaaccttacgttctatgaattatgaccttaattttctactttaaattctAAGGAAGGTAAAAAATTCTCCAgactcaacttacatattcattcaaaaaacagagtccttcatgggggctaCTTTGGCTAAAATCAGTCTTAAAGACAGGAAGGtggaaaactcttaaaatttgacataagattacaattattatttttgaagtcTCATCATTTCTAcggtttatttgtttgttaactTCATAAATGACTGCAAAGCTATGAGTTAAACAATtggcatatttttatgtttaatttaagttCATAGGGTTTTTTTAGTGTAGGCATCCCTGCAGTTTACACCGGGGGAGAGTTCCAAACGGGATTCTGGAATCCTTCAGTTAGTGACTGTAGGTGCCCAGAGGCTAGTTGGAGGGAATATGGAGGAAGGACGGGACCTCctttaggatgggcggagaggaaaaGAGGAGAAATGTTCGCGTGCCGTCATAGATCGCCAagtttttctaattttcagGAATCTCATCGCAAAGTTTACCTTTTTGGATGACTCCTATCAAATAGGTTTTGAGTgctatttttgtattaagtatattaataaaatatacttatttctcGTTATCTGCCTGATTATTGCCATCAATGAAACATTTACAACGGACGACCACTGGCGCAGTGACATTGCGaagaatattactttttttggaTGTTAAATTAGTCTAAATGATTTGTGGATATGTAGTAATAAAGGATAAgatattatagattaaaaatcaaacccgccttcaaaaatcactaaaaccaaaaatatttaaagttgcctatatactggttaccaattctTACCAATTTCGGTACCTTATCATGAGACCAAATGGCAAACGccctttcaaacataaaaagaatttatctTATTGTTAGGGGAGGTTGTACTTTCCATCATCAGCTTAGCTACATAAGATGATGATTATCATACGCAAgtacttcataaaatttgcgATAAACGATGTGTGGGCCTAGAAAAAAATTTAGAGGATTGTCCTCGATTTCTCCAGGATCCAATCTTCAAATCCTGACTTGGTGACTATGGAAACGCTTCAGACGTATCTACTttcgaacaaaaataattttgaaaatctgtCGACAATTGGCGGAGTAAAGTcgtaacacacaaaaaaaaacctacagtcgaattgaaaacctcctccGTTTCTTAAATTGCTTAAAAAAGAGTAGTGATCTACTATTTGATTCAGTTTAAAATAGGGAGATTCGACAGATTGGAGTAATAAAaagatagtaaaaataatgcttGAATCgaatgtttatttcaattaaaatgttttcaaaataatcgAATTGTTTAGCTACGTTCAATCTTCCATCAAAGCGTTCAGGAGCGCCGGACGAATCTTCCCCGTGACTGTAAGCCTGGCGGTCGCCATCCGAGTCCGTGGATTGGGCCAGCTTCAGGGGCTGACTGTACTGCCGGTTAATTACGTAGAACAGGATCTCGTTATCCAACACCACTGGCTCAAGATACCACTGATGTCTGTAAGTGTCAGAGTTAGTAGAAGTGTAAATCGGGTGGTCATTGTAAGCATCAGCTGAATTTCCGGTTTTCAGAAATTGGTTATCGCTAGGGTTGTAGATTTTAAAGTAGACTTTCTTGTCCGATGCGTCGACATTCATGAATTGCCAGACTGCCCTATTGCCAACGTCACCGCTATCACCATACACGGTCCTTTCGCCGTCGGAATCAGTCTTGAGTCCCACTTTAGCCGCATACCGAATTTCTTATTAAGGAGCTTGACGGTAAGCTGGCCGAAGATCATTCTAAATTCGATCGGGAAGTCATTCTTTACGATGTCTTGGGCGTCGTGGTTCCACAGATAGTACGCGTAATACATAAGCTTCTGTTTGTCCTGGTTGAGCAGTTTATCAACAGTTTTCGAGATAACTTTGCCTCTCTTCTCTTTCTCAAGTTCTTTACTCTGTGACAGAGCGGTCTCGTAGTCAGCAATGATCACACTTCTGTATAGATGGTCGGCAGCTTCGTCGTCGGAGGCAGGAGCGGCTTGGCACGCGAGTGCCGCGACCATCAGGAACAGCGTTATCCGTAGCATTGTGATGATcctgagaaataaaatatattaataagctAGAATTTAACCAAACCCGTTCACTAACATGCTCAAAGAAGAGTGTTGCATTGACTCcgtattaaagtaaaaaaagggCAACGGAagatgtatgtatttatgaagTAATCTggtttctttataataaatctacttgttattacaatatatattattgtattgtttgtgcTCACCTACAATGCACCAACCTTAACGTTATAATAACTCGACAATTAATTTGCTCTTATATAGCTGGTTactaatttcttttataatttagataatgCCATATtgattgatatataaaattaaatcaatattgtaaCGTTATATGAGGATTACATGGTAGCGTTTTTTGTGGTTCGAAAAAATACGTGTTTATTTTGTCTATacattgtttcatttaattacagTCTTCCCTAAAAAATAATGGTACAgtgtatatttttcaattcgtaAAACTTTTCTATGCGTTTTTGTAGAATAATGGATCGTGAATACTAAATTTTATCGTATTTAAAACGGACCTGAACTCGCATTTCGT
It encodes the following:
- the LOC119191511 gene encoding low molecular 30 kDa lipoprotein PBMHP-6-like, which encodes MLRITLFLMVAALACQAAPASDDEAADHLYRSVIIADYETALSQSKELEKEKRGKVISKTVDKLLNQDKQKLMYYAYYLWNHDAQDIVKNDFPIEFRMIFGQLTVKLLNKKFGMRLKWDSRLIPTAKGPCMVIAVTLAIGQSGNS